In Miscanthus floridulus cultivar M001 chromosome 5, ASM1932011v1, whole genome shotgun sequence, one genomic interval encodes:
- the LOC136454209 gene encoding 3'-5' exonuclease-like: protein MVARGRNTAVPSRTLHVGGYPVVTTVTARPGVVRRWLYTTMWRQRQNLHSAAGLTVGLGVQWTPPFRKLPGGAEPRPGTLQLCAGNRCLIYQIARAGGVVPVPKILRRFLADARITFAVYGVASDCRKLRARHGLELGSTLELQGAAGMGNASMAEMADRLLGIRGGVEKSRRIGTSTWDGAKLSRGQVRYACVDAFLSRCLGEHIRRDMASDDEYESDPDDDSDSMDGEESEPDAVDGGYWG from the coding sequence ATGGTTGCCCGCGGCCGCAACACCGCCGTGCCGAGTCGCACCCTGCACGTTGGCGGCTACCCTGTGGTGACCACGGTGACCGCGCGCCCGGGCGTCGTGCGCCGATGGCTGTACACCACCATGTGGCGCCAAAGGCAGAACCTTCACTCCGCCGCCGGTCTCACTGTCGGCCTGGGCGTGCAGTGGACGCCGCCCTTCCGCAAGCTCCCCGGCGGCGCCGAGCCGCGGCCGGGGACGCTGCAGCTCTGTGCTGGTAACCGCTGCCTCATCTACCAGATCGCCCGGGCTGGCGGCGTGGTGCCCGTGCCCAAGATCCTGCGCCGATTCTTGGCAGACGCCCGCATCACGTTCGCGGTCTACGGCGTGGCGTCCGACTGTCGGAAGCTGCGCGCACGCCACGGGCTGGAACTTGGATCCACGCTGGAGCTCCAAGGCGCGGCCGGCATGGGCAACGCGTCCATGGCGGAGATGGCGGACAGGCTACTGGGGATCCGCGGCGGTGTGGAGAAGTCGAGGCGGATTGGCACCAGCACGTGGGACGGGGCGAAGCTGTCAAGGGGGCAGGTGCGCTACGCTTGCGTGGACGCCTTCCTCTCGCGCTGCCTCGGTGAGCACATCCGCCGTGACATGGCGAGCGACGATGAGTACGAGTCTGACCCCGACGACGACAGCGATTCTATGGACGGTGAGGAGTCGGAGCCAGATGCCGTCGATGGCGGTTACTGGGGTTGA
- the LOC136451456 gene encoding dof zinc finger protein DOF3.1-like produces the protein MVRSAAAMEAGQVPDGRALMAVVTTGGGGGAGGGREPEGLPCPRCESVNTKFCYYNNYNLSQPRYFCKTCRRYWTRGGALRNVPVGGGTRKATPAARRKRAGTAPAPVTVPATASPPSAVAPPPPPSPALHGSLLPPYGGGGLSFAAPALASPLAAVDPDRRLLDLGGSFTSLIAPGVSDVVVHFSAGFLLGGLAPAALPRAPASVAAPPPPQQQQQQQPTVSQALPEGVFWSMGCPDLSI, from the coding sequence ATGGTTCGTTCCGCTGCTGCCATGGAGGCGGGTCAGGTGCCGGACGGGAGGGCGCTGATGGCTGTCGtcaccaccggcggcggcggcggcgcaggaggCGGGCGGGAGCCGGAGGGCCTGCCGTGCCCGCGCTGCGAGTCCGTCAACACCAAGTTCTGCTACTACAATAACTACAACCTCTCCCAGCCGCGCTACTTCTGCAAGACGTGCCGCCGCTACTGGACGCGCGGGGGCGCGCTCCGCAACGTCCCCGTCGGCGGCGGCACGCGCAAGGCCACGCCCGCCGCCCGTCGCAAGCGCGCCGGCACAGCGCCCGCGCCCGTGACCGTGCCCGCGACCGCGTCGCCGCCCTCGGCAGTCGCCCCGCCTCCGCCGCCCTCGCCGGCGCTCCACGGCTCGCTGCTGCCCccgtacggcggcggcggcctgtcGTTCGCCGCGCCGGCTCTGGCGTCGCCGCTCGCCGCCGTGGACCCGGACCGCCGGCTGCTCGACCTCGGCGGCAGCTTCACCTCGCTGATCGCGCCCGGGGTGTCGGACGTCGTCGTCCACTTCTCCGCCGGGTTCCTGCTGGGCGGGCTCGCGCCGGCGGCCCTGCCTCGGGCACCGGCCTCTGTcgctgctccgccgccgccgcagcagcagcagcagcagcagccgacggtGTCCCAGGCGTTGCCGGAGGGCGTGTTCTGGAGCATGGGCTGCCCTGACCTGTCCATCTAA